One genomic segment of Carassius auratus strain Wakin chromosome 29, ASM336829v1, whole genome shotgun sequence includes these proteins:
- the LOC113048163 gene encoding ATP-dependent DNA helicase Q1-like isoform X3 gives MQLLQASSNSVVIKDVILICDLEEELHKMANDIDDAQAELDSVEAELEMVELQISELLEKQTKLSSRKNKLLQILEGACSSAQPSGSSKPPKPSFSRQDLQHYEESDFSWSKEAQAKLCNMFQLSKFRPLQRAAINLSMSGKDLFLVMPTGRGKSLCYQLPALCSKGFTLVIAPLVSLMEDQLMYLKCINVPAVTLNASSTKEDSKQVLAGMTDKNSPFKLLYVTPEKIAKSKLLMSKLEKSYNMGLLARIAVDEVHCCSQWGHDFRPDYKLLGILKRQFPKVPLVGLTATATSNVLKDCQKILCVQEPITLTAPFNRPNLYYEVRFKHNEDCTHQIAELIKERYKNQSGIVYVFSQKDAEVVATDLQKRNIVAQPYHANMEPSDKSLVHQRWSSKKIQVVVATVAFGMGIDKADVRFVIHHTISKSIENYYQESGRAGRDDGSADCIVFFGFADIFRLSTMVVMENTGQQKLHNMVAYCQNVDRCRRAMMAIHFDEVWNDDECNQMCDVCRHGNDYITMDITTHARDVVTIVEMASSMDEKLTPLKVCDAWMGKGPAKHRKTIKVTSLSRVEVESIIIHLLLHGYFSEDFSFTPYTTHFYLKLGRKAALLKNGNHSITMKMRRVMSHTTVKKVSETVREKSSAKVEGKRPADSDKKKSVAKKVKSLP, from the exons GCATAAAATGGCAAATGATATTG ATGATGCTCAAGCAGAACTGGACTCGGTGGAGGCCGAGTTGGAGATGGTGGAACTGCAGATCTCCGAGCTGCTGGAGAAACAGACCAAGCTGAGCTCCAGGAAGAACAAACTTCTGCAGATCCTGGAGGGAGCCTGCAGCTCGGCCCAGCCCTCTGGATCCAGCAAACCTCCCAAACCGTCATTCAGCAGACAGGACCTACAGCACTACGAGGAGTCAG ATTTTTCATGGTCTAAAGAAGCTCAGGCCAAGCTGTGTAACATGTTCCAGCTCTCCAAATTTCGCCCCCTGCAACGGGCGGCCATAAATCTCAGCATGTCAGGGAAAGACCTTTTCCTGGTAATGCCCACTGGACGAGGAAAAAGCCTGTGTTACCAACTTCCAGCCCTCTGCTCTAAGG GGTTTACGTTAGTTATCGCTCCGTTGGTGTCTCTAATGGAGGATCAGCTGATGTATCTGAAGTGCATTAATGTCCCGGCTGTAACTCTCAATGCCTCCAGTACAAAG GAGGACTCCAAGCAGGTGCTGGCAGGGATGACGGATAAAAACAGCCCCTTCAAATTGCTCTATGTAACCCCGGAGAAAATCGCCAAGAGCAAACTACTGATGTCCAAACTTGAAAAGTCCTACAACATGGGTCTGCTGGCACGCATCGCCGTCGATGAAGTTCACTGCTGCAGTCAGTGGGGGCACGACTTCAGGCCAG ATTACAAGCTCCTGGGTATCCTAAAGCGCCAGTTCCCCAAAGTCCCGTTGGTCGGACTGACTGCCACAGCCACCAGCAACGTTCTTAAAGACTGCCAGAAGATTCTGTGTGTTCAAGAACCGATCACACTGACAGCACCGTTCAACAGACCAAACCTTTACTATGAA GTTCGTTTTAAACATAACGAAGACTGTACCCACCAAATTGCAGAACTGATTAAAGAAAGATACAAAAACCAGTCAG GAATCGTGTATGTGTTCTCCCAGAAGGATGCAGAAGTTGTCGCTACAGACCTGCAGAAGAGGAATATTGTTGCTCAGCCGTACCACGCCAACATGGAGCCTTCAGACAAGTCTCTGGTGCATCAGCGGTGGTCCTCCAAGAAGATCCAG gtggtcGTTGCCACTGTGGCTTTTGGGATGGGCATTGACAAGGCTGATGTGCGATTTGTTATCCATCACACCATCAGCAAATCCATCGAAAATTACTATCAGGAGAGTGGACGTGCAG GAAGGGATGATGGCTCAGCGGATTGTATAGTATTCTTCGGGTTTGCAGACATCTTCAGATTAAGCACAATGGTTGTGATGGAGAACACTGGGCAGCAGAAGCTACATAATATGGTGGCATATTGTCAAAATGTGGACCG GTGTCGTCGTGCTATGATGGCCATTCACTTTGATGAAGTGTGGAATGATGACGAGTGCAACCAAATGTGTGATGTCTGTCGGCACGGCAATG actaCATCACAATGGACATCACCACACATGCTCGAGATGTTGTCACCATAGTAGAAATGGCCAGCTCTATGGATGAAAAGTTGACCCCTCTGAAAGTCTGTGACGCTTGGATGGGAAAAGGGCCAGCTAAGCATCGCAAAACAATAAAGGTCACGTCCCTGTCACGCGTGGAAGTTGAGTCTATTATCATCCACCTTTTGTTGCATGGCTACTTCAG TGAGGACTTTAGCTTCACTCCTTACACAACACACTTCTACTTGAAGTTGGGCCGTAAGGCAGCTCTCCTGAAAAATGGCAATCACTCCATCACTATGAAGATGAGGAGAGTGATGTCACATACTACT